A stretch of the Gracilinanus agilis isolate LMUSP501 chromosome 4, AgileGrace, whole genome shotgun sequence genome encodes the following:
- the TMEM120A gene encoding ion channel TACAN: MEGPPAPSVGACLRDWDELQRDFQSIQETHREYRLQLEELTKLQNSCSGAIVRQKKKLKELALTLRKCKASVPPDKEEILLEIENLVKERQGVFFDMEAYLPKKNGLYLSLVLGSVNVTLLSKQAKFAYKDEYEKFKLYLTIILIIISFTCRFLLNSRVTDATFNFLLVWYYCTLTIRESILINNGSRIKGWWVFHHYVSTFLSGVMLTWPDGLMYQKFRNQFLSFSMYQSFVQFLQYYYQSGCLYRLRALGERHNMDLTVEGFQSWMWRGLTFLLPFLFFGHFWQLFNAVTLFQLAQEPQCKEWQVLMCGLPFLLLFLGNFFTTLRVVHQKFHSQHGNKKD; encoded by the exons ATGGAGGGCCCCCCCGCCCCTTCGGTGGGCGCCTGCCTGCGGGACTGGGATGAGCTGCAGCGGGACTTCCAGAGCATCCAG GAGACCCACCGAGAATACCGGCTCCAGCTTGAAGAGCTGACCAAGCTGCAGAACAGCTGCTCTGGGGCCATTGTTCGGCAGAAGAAGAAACTCAAGGAGCTGGCCTTGACTCTGAGGAA ATGCAAAGCCTCCGTCCCACCGGACAAGGAGGAGATCCTGCTAGAGATCGAGAACCTCGTCAAAGAACGACAGGGGGTGTTCTTCGACATGGAAGCGTATCTGCCCAAGAAAAATGG GCTCTATCTGAGTCTGGTCCTGGGAAGCGTCAACGTCACCCTCCTCAGCAAGCAGGCTAA GTTTGCCTACAAGGACGAGTATGAGAAGTTCAAGCTTTACCTcaccatcatcctcatcatcatctcTTTCACCTGCCGCTTCCTGCTCAATTCCAG GGTCACAGATGCCACCTTCAACTTCCTGCTGGTGTGGTACTACTGCACGCTGACCATCCGGGAGAGCATCCTCATTAACAACGGGTCCCG GATCAAAGGCTGGTGGGTTTTTCATCACTACGTCTCCACCTTCTTGTCGGGAGTCATGCTGACGTG GCCTGATGGACTCATGTACCAGAAGTTTCGAAACCAGTTCCTGTCCTTTTCGATGTACCAGA GCTTTGTCCAGTTCCTTCAGTACTACTACCAGAGCGGATGCCTGTACCGCCTGCGGGCCCTGGGCGAGAGGCATAACATGGACCTCACCGTGG agGGCTTCCAGTCCTGGATGTGGAGGGGCCtcaccttcctcctccccttcctcttcttcgGCCAC TTTTGGCAGCTGTTTAATGCAGTGACCCTGTTCCAGCTGGCCCAGGAGCCCCAGTGTAAGGAGTGGCAG GTGCTCATGTGTggcctccccttcctcctcctgttCCTGGGCAACTTCTTCACTACGCTGCGGGTGGTTCACCAGAAGTTCCACAGCCAGCATGGCAACAAGAAGGACTGA